The Acidianus infernus genome window below encodes:
- a CDS encoding MMPL family transporter — MNSRFSEFISKKWYIVLIIWIVVLAISAPFSSLFFKSVSYQINISTPGSTSAQAENIVSKYFHLQGASGANAILIIEGNVTPYSLFLANLTSYGNITIISYYSLEKSLLNTTLSKLQNSTNSLYIKILEIKSGEIEAENNLSCKYIELNNTIVKLEELNCGTKKIEVAFINVSNEINETAIRLYQLHQGMLNNLSTFCKIKEGEIEINSTAYNVSLFLYGYTSLFLKEFLEIYNETHNFTYSSEKAFEEVSKLINNENESKFFYAFYKFWLENNYTNFVERAQISIKNASLLIPNNSFILSLENYINISNFEENLPYYEFTVNYINETIHVPLELAEELYYNQPKDVLLTIYSEKTGLNETFLQKVLNQTNFKELAYDLILSKANVTERQFISAVYYNLSKSPYEFAVDYVSSQYNVSPTLVNEISNFTEYSQYVNFVSLQASNESKLPQWFFQQLLYYHNISNLTAYLILPKLSKLQPILNASNITPKEFLIYLQTATNDSIYNLTAKLISNYVNFTPIICVNRSLLQEVLSRNESVSSLVSELIRDNEFPVTPIPNITDALYYKNYYLIIMKGNFTINEAKDFQNYVKSIIPLTSYLTGPKPIDQQLRGLANSAFAIAIPVGIALAIVITGIYFRSFVAAFVPLGIYLSAFLVSSVLIWLIVIKLLGITVDFLTPSQVLLLALGLGTDYVVFISSRYIEERRKGLTKDDAVKEAVRWGGRAVTLTALVVMLSFLFLYVYNVPLVSDTSISEMLAVFVVWLSATTLFTSILKAAGDKLFFPAKFNRNNNNKSYSVSRPVTKVGIFVALVVIFSIIALSMPLSTDILGLMPPSQASEGVNLLSQEFTTSNVFPIYVVVPISTFNQTTYDYAVHIYKELSSIPGVTAVESPVSPYGGLIPYCKLSEYNYSEYISHGYMLFVVNQKYPPFSTQAFGVVENIESLHVGYVGGGPVDLYNILHFIETDFLEIFLLITITMYVLLVIMTRSFSVSGVVIFTIMSAVGITLGLERLIFVNILGYGIFAVVPLFLVAIIIGIGMDYNIFLVARIHEEIEKGEDMETAVGKSVKAIGKTIIFLGLIFAGTMGSLMLVKAAILQEIGFALSVAAILETSLLWYYLGPSLLVLLYRKFKIRPKMLI, encoded by the coding sequence ATGAATTCAAGGTTTTCAGAGTTTATTTCAAAAAAATGGTACATTGTGCTCATTATATGGATCGTTGTGCTCGCAATATCTGCACCTTTTTCAAGCCTTTTCTTCAAGAGCGTTAGTTATCAGATAAACATATCGACGCCAGGTAGTACTTCTGCTCAGGCTGAGAACATAGTTTCAAAATATTTTCATCTACAAGGAGCGTCTGGAGCTAACGCTATTCTTATAATAGAAGGAAATGTAACTCCGTATTCACTATTTTTAGCAAATTTAACTTCATATGGAAATATAACAATTATAAGTTATTACTCTCTGGAAAAGAGTTTGCTAAATACTACATTATCAAAATTACAAAATTCAACAAACTCTCTTTACATAAAAATCTTGGAGATAAAGAGTGGAGAAATCGAAGCTGAAAATAATCTTAGCTGCAAATATATAGAGCTAAATAACACCATCGTAAAATTAGAGGAACTAAATTGTGGAACAAAAAAGATCGAGGTAGCATTTATTAACGTCAGTAATGAAATTAATGAAACTGCAATTAGGCTTTATCAGCTTCATCAAGGAATGCTAAATAACCTATCAACATTCTGTAAAATAAAAGAAGGAGAAATAGAAATAAACTCTACAGCATATAATGTCTCACTTTTCCTTTACGGCTATACTTCCCTATTTTTAAAGGAATTTCTAGAAATATACAATGAAACGCATAACTTTACATATTCTAGTGAAAAAGCCTTCGAAGAAGTAAGCAAATTAATAAATAATGAGAATGAGAGTAAATTCTTCTATGCATTTTATAAATTCTGGCTAGAAAATAATTACACCAATTTCGTAGAAAGAGCACAGATAAGCATAAAAAATGCATCGTTGCTTATTCCCAATAATTCATTTATTCTATCTTTAGAAAACTATATAAATATAAGCAATTTTGAAGAGAATCTTCCTTACTATGAGTTCACAGTAAATTATATTAATGAGACAATACACGTACCTCTAGAACTTGCTGAGGAGTTGTACTATAATCAGCCTAAAGATGTACTATTAACCATCTATTCAGAAAAGACCGGACTTAACGAAACATTCTTACAAAAGGTTTTAAACCAAACAAACTTCAAGGAACTTGCTTATGATCTTATACTTTCTAAGGCTAATGTAACTGAGAGACAATTCATTTCTGCAGTTTATTATAATTTAAGTAAATCCCCTTATGAATTTGCAGTAGATTACGTAAGCTCTCAGTATAACGTTTCCCCTACTTTAGTTAACGAAATAAGTAATTTTACTGAATATTCACAATATGTTAACTTCGTTTCCCTCCAAGCTTCTAATGAAAGTAAATTGCCACAATGGTTCTTCCAACAGTTACTCTATTATCATAATATAAGTAACTTAACAGCATATCTTATCTTACCTAAGTTAAGTAAACTTCAACCAATACTAAATGCTTCAAACATAACTCCTAAAGAATTCTTAATATATTTACAAACTGCCACTAACGATAGCATATATAATTTAACTGCAAAATTAATAAGCAATTATGTTAATTTTACTCCAATAATATGTGTAAATAGAAGTCTATTACAAGAAGTTCTTTCTAGGAACGAAAGTGTATCTTCATTAGTTTCAGAACTGATTAGAGACAATGAATTCCCAGTGACGCCAATTCCAAATATTACGGACGCTTTGTACTATAAGAATTACTATTTGATTATAATGAAAGGAAATTTCACAATAAACGAGGCAAAGGACTTTCAAAATTATGTTAAAAGTATAATTCCTTTAACCTCTTACTTAACTGGACCTAAACCTATAGATCAACAGCTTAGAGGATTAGCTAATAGCGCGTTTGCAATAGCAATACCAGTTGGAATAGCTCTAGCTATAGTAATTACTGGAATATATTTCAGGTCATTTGTAGCGGCTTTTGTACCTCTAGGAATATACTTATCAGCATTCTTAGTATCTTCTGTATTAATATGGCTTATAGTAATAAAACTCCTAGGCATAACAGTTGATTTCCTAACTCCTAGTCAAGTGCTATTATTAGCTTTAGGACTTGGCACAGATTACGTAGTTTTCATCTCAAGTAGATATATAGAAGAAAGGAGAAAAGGCTTAACAAAAGATGATGCCGTAAAAGAAGCAGTAAGATGGGGAGGAAGGGCAGTAACTTTAACTGCACTTGTAGTAATGTTGTCTTTCTTGTTCCTTTACGTCTATAATGTACCATTAGTTTCGGATACTTCAATTTCTGAAATGTTAGCAGTATTTGTAGTATGGCTTTCTGCAACTACCCTTTTCACGTCAATATTAAAGGCAGCAGGAGATAAGTTATTCTTTCCAGCAAAGTTTAACAGAAATAATAATAACAAAAGTTATTCGGTCTCTAGACCTGTTACTAAGGTAGGAATATTTGTTGCTCTAGTAGTAATTTTCTCGATAATAGCATTATCTATGCCATTAAGTACTGATATCCTAGGTTTAATGCCGCCTTCTCAAGCAAGTGAAGGGGTTAACCTATTAAGCCAAGAGTTTACTACATCTAACGTATTTCCAATATATGTAGTAGTACCTATTTCAACCTTCAATCAAACTACCTACGACTATGCAGTTCACATATACAAAGAACTTTCATCTATACCCGGAGTTACTGCTGTAGAGTCTCCAGTATCGCCTTACGGTGGACTAATTCCTTATTGTAAATTATCTGAGTATAACTATAGCGAGTACATATCACATGGATATATGTTATTTGTAGTAAACCAAAAATACCCACCTTTCTCTACTCAAGCGTTCGGGGTTGTAGAAAATATAGAGAGCCTGCATGTAGGTTACGTAGGAGGAGGACCCGTAGACCTTTATAATATATTGCACTTTATAGAGACAGACTTTCTGGAAATATTCTTGTTAATTACTATTACTATGTACGTGTTGTTAGTAATTATGACTAGGTCATTCTCAGTTTCAGGAGTTGTAATATTTACTATAATGTCTGCAGTAGGAATAACACTAGGCTTAGAGAGGTTAATATTCGTGAATATCTTAGGCTATGGAATTTTTGCAGTAGTACCGCTTTTCCTAGTAGCAATAATAATTGGAATTGGGATGGATTATAACATATTCCTAGTAGCGAGGATTCATGAAGAAATAGAGAAGGGAGAAGATATGGAAACTGCTGTGGGAAAGAGCGTTAAAGCTATTGGAAAAACTATCATATTCTTGGGTTTAATATTTGCTGGAACTATGGGATCTTTAATGCTAGTAAAAGCCGCAATATTACAGGAAATTGGATTTGCTTTATCTGTAGCAGCAATTCTGGAGACCTCGCTTTTATGGTATTATCTAGGGCCATCATTACTCGTATTATTATATAGAAAGTTCAAAATAAGACCTAAAATGCTAATCTGA
- a CDS encoding AAA family ATPase: protein MRISVLSTKGGVGKSTIALLLSKYFSQNGVKTLLIDRDPLGWASNLAKIKGKGLLASIVDKEEDKQTYFKEVKTKDGGDFYILKLYGDGARLYVDLDIIKRDEKLYKKLREKYQEILRNRFQAFIVDNPSMVQWNEDEVQYELRIFRENFPDEKIFRLYISDSSEISIESTLKYIKEIEQNPHKIGQYLGIVINLVPPFPEDLDKAMRLANKFEGIKVIIPFIESLFMLNDINVEIPEQVKYLGKEILKLNNKV, encoded by the coding sequence ATGAGAATTTCAGTGCTAAGTACTAAAGGCGGAGTCGGTAAATCAACTATAGCACTACTTTTATCAAAATATTTTTCACAGAATGGAGTAAAGACTTTACTAATTGATAGAGATCCATTAGGTTGGGCATCTAATTTAGCTAAAATAAAAGGAAAAGGATTACTGGCCTCAATAGTAGACAAAGAAGAAGATAAGCAAACCTATTTTAAAGAAGTTAAAACAAAAGATGGAGGAGATTTTTACATTCTTAAGCTATATGGAGATGGAGCTAGGTTATACGTAGATTTAGATATTATTAAAAGAGACGAAAAATTGTACAAAAAATTAAGGGAAAAATATCAAGAAATACTTAGAAACAGATTTCAAGCGTTTATAGTAGATAATCCTTCAATGGTACAATGGAATGAAGATGAAGTACAATACGAATTAAGAATATTTAGGGAAAATTTTCCAGATGAAAAAATATTCAGGCTATATATATCAGATTCAAGCGAAATTTCTATAGAGTCTACCCTTAAATACATAAAAGAAATAGAGCAAAACCCTCATAAAATTGGCCAATATTTAGGAATTGTAATAAATCTTGTTCCTCCTTTTCCAGAGGATTTAGATAAAGCAATGAGATTGGCCAATAAGTTTGAAGGAATAAAAGTAATTATTCCGTTCATTGAAAGCCTTTTCATGCTCAATGACATTAATGTAGAAATCCCTGAACAAGTAAAATACCTTGGAAAGGAAATTTTAAAGTTAAATAATAAAGTTTAA
- a CDS encoding glycosyltransferase family 39 protein: MSRKYVDIVFYSLLAVIVATYTYFTIKTFLPINAYIGDEVWYPTAAYNILKLIFHISPPMYFPYPDKPDIETFINICHPPLAKYIMGMFIIFMGYSPLSWRLPSWIIGDLILITGFFFTREILGKDLIGNLGGIFTSIILASCPNLWVLHGIAMLDIYVAFFSFLSLYFLLKNKLLFSAIFLGLAIASKEPAVMLIFPALYYIGEIERKPIKRAYLGLGIPALVYLVISLPIIIYEGGPLAWLHAKIANTVVWDISNGHISLDAVTQISEPWDWFLNIHPFNMGHGLYANVNPIIMILWVVTTPLAFVMKNLKMIMTTMFAWSEWLGFVLVYVLGNHTQFSFYVTDFAPFVDSYIVIVLFMIARRFYVKKGEEKNIEENKQNYSGGIS; encoded by the coding sequence ATGAGCAGAAAATATGTTGACATTGTCTTCTACTCGTTACTTGCCGTAATAGTTGCTACATACACATATTTTACGATAAAAACATTTCTTCCTATTAACGCTTATATAGGTGACGAAGTTTGGTATCCTACTGCAGCATATAATATTCTTAAACTTATTTTTCACATAAGTCCACCAATGTATTTTCCTTATCCGGATAAACCTGACATTGAGACTTTTATTAATATTTGTCATCCGCCTCTAGCAAAATATATTATGGGCATGTTTATCATATTCATGGGCTATTCTCCATTATCTTGGAGACTACCAAGTTGGATAATAGGCGATCTCATTTTAATAACTGGATTCTTCTTTACTAGGGAAATCTTAGGTAAAGATCTAATAGGAAATCTTGGAGGAATTTTTACTTCAATAATATTAGCTTCCTGCCCTAATTTATGGGTACTTCACGGAATAGCAATGCTTGATATATATGTAGCATTCTTCAGTTTTCTTAGTCTTTATTTTCTGTTAAAGAACAAGTTATTATTCTCAGCCATATTTTTAGGCTTAGCTATAGCTTCAAAAGAACCAGCAGTAATGTTAATTTTTCCTGCGTTATATTACATTGGCGAAATAGAGAGAAAACCAATTAAGAGGGCTTACTTAGGTCTAGGAATTCCGGCACTTGTCTACTTAGTTATTTCCTTGCCAATCATAATCTATGAAGGTGGGCCTTTAGCTTGGCTTCACGCGAAGATTGCAAATACGGTAGTCTGGGATATAAGCAACGGACACATATCTTTAGATGCAGTTACTCAAATCTCAGAGCCATGGGATTGGTTTTTAAACATACACCCTTTCAACATGGGTCATGGACTTTATGCTAATGTGAACCCAATTATAATGATTCTATGGGTTGTAACAACTCCTTTGGCTTTTGTAATGAAGAACCTAAAGATGATAATGACTACAATGTTCGCATGGTCGGAATGGCTTGGTTTTGTCTTAGTTTACGTATTAGGCAATCACACTCAATTTAGCTTTTATGTTACAGACTTTGCTCCATTTGTAGACTCATATATTGTAATAGTGTTATTCATGATAGCAAGAAGGTTCTATGTTAAAAAAGGAGAAGAGAAAAATATTGAAGAAAATAAACAAAACTACTCTGGGGGTATTTCCTGA
- a CDS encoding APC family permease — MAQRKDLFIRESSGLVREVSPWASLSATFGLVTGGVPILILSWLFTAPGANWVLSFLLMLPPTLGTAFLFYVAGISMPRAGGDYVFNSRAVHPAIGFINYFGLFVAFALSLGYYSYLAAQWFGYLFSSIGLAYSNQFFLSLGCWFSSTTGSVIVGILVVFLSIILSIIPRVQWRFVFWGGIITLVSSIIMFIFLLQITPTSFSIALSSSTGIPNAYNEVINDAMSNGLKFYPPLYATFLAGPVIWYYYTWYNLPASWSGEMKQVRKNVLYSIIVAILIISAYYIVFTYINLRAFGCRFLTSWSYISNCEINDPVYKSLSSIGDFTPYFALIVDHNLLIFMIMFIALWLPNFYSNPPLVTSLVRYLFSWSFDRLMPSWLADVNDNLKAPVKATLLVGAMGIIGVLLYAFNTVVALVDVTVIFEIGYAIFALSVALMPYVRKQVYERSVPIKRKILGIPLVSLIGFSVFAFLMFILAITWGNPILLPINIETLASLGIIYVTGSIIYFIATQLNKRKGIEMSLLFQEIPPE; from the coding sequence ATGGCCCAAAGAAAAGATTTATTCATTAGGGAATCCTCTGGATTAGTGAGAGAAGTAAGTCCTTGGGCTTCATTATCGGCAACCTTTGGATTAGTTACCGGAGGAGTTCCGATTTTAATATTAAGTTGGCTTTTTACAGCTCCTGGAGCAAATTGGGTTTTATCATTCCTCTTAATGTTACCACCAACACTAGGAACGGCTTTCTTATTTTACGTAGCAGGCATATCAATGCCTAGAGCCGGAGGAGATTATGTATTTAATAGTAGAGCTGTTCATCCTGCTATTGGTTTTATCAATTATTTTGGACTTTTTGTAGCTTTTGCGCTGTCCTTAGGATATTATAGCTACTTGGCGGCACAGTGGTTTGGTTATTTATTTTCCTCTATAGGTTTAGCTTACTCTAATCAATTTTTCCTTAGCTTAGGTTGTTGGTTTTCTAGCACTACTGGAAGTGTGATCGTAGGAATATTAGTAGTTTTTCTCTCAATTATATTATCTATAATTCCTAGAGTTCAATGGCGTTTTGTATTTTGGGGAGGAATAATAACCCTTGTCTCATCAATAATAATGTTTATATTCCTCCTTCAAATAACGCCGACATCTTTCTCTATAGCATTATCTTCTTCAACTGGCATTCCTAACGCATATAATGAAGTAATAAATGACGCAATGAGTAATGGACTAAAATTCTATCCTCCATTATATGCTACCTTTCTTGCGGGTCCAGTAATATGGTACTACTATACATGGTATAATTTACCTGCGTCTTGGTCCGGAGAAATGAAACAAGTAAGGAAAAACGTTTTATACTCAATTATAGTTGCCATTTTAATAATATCTGCTTACTATATAGTATTTACTTACATAAATTTAAGGGCATTTGGCTGTAGATTCTTAACGTCGTGGAGCTACATTAGTAATTGTGAAATCAATGATCCTGTCTATAAATCACTATCATCCATAGGAGACTTCACTCCATATTTCGCATTAATAGTAGATCACAATTTACTCATCTTTATGATAATGTTCATAGCTTTATGGCTTCCTAACTTCTATAGTAATCCCCCTTTAGTGACCTCCTTAGTAAGATACTTATTCTCATGGTCATTTGATAGATTAATGCCATCTTGGTTAGCTGACGTTAATGACAATCTAAAGGCTCCAGTTAAAGCTACATTACTTGTAGGTGCTATGGGAATAATTGGAGTTCTACTTTATGCATTTAATACAGTTGTGGCATTAGTAGACGTTACTGTAATTTTTGAAATAGGTTACGCAATATTCGCTTTATCAGTAGCACTAATGCCTTATGTAAGGAAACAAGTTTATGAAAGATCAGTTCCAATAAAGAGAAAAATCTTAGGAATTCCTTTAGTTAGTTTAATTGGCTTTTCGGTATTCGCTTTCTTAATGTTTATCTTAGCTATAACTTGGGGAAATCCAATTCTTTTGCCAATCAACATTGAAACATTAGCTAGCTTAGGAATAATATATGTTACTGGTAGCATAATATACTTCATAGCAACACAGTTAAATAAAAGGAAGGGAATAGAAATGTCTTTACTGTTTCAGGAAATACCCCCAGAGTAG
- a CDS encoding transferase has protein sequence MPDGKIPLQAEVYLDGEKVEARVFLHVKGYKRARVTHIDVEGDKIKGLLRPRHSVYPLVEWKGNEVTFPINEHKIRMIIPEITLNFNGNLYVGGKGKGIFLGFHRNEIRQLEEIAKQKGVEPSGRGSKA, from the coding sequence ATGCCAGACGGCAAGATACCTTTACAGGCCGAAGTTTATCTAGATGGAGAGAAAGTCGAAGCTAGGGTTTTCCTCCACGTTAAAGGATATAAGAGAGCTAGAGTTACTCATATAGACGTTGAAGGAGATAAAATCAAGGGTTTATTAAGACCTAGGCATTCAGTGTATCCTCTTGTTGAATGGAAAGGAAATGAAGTGACATTCCCGATAAATGAACACAAAATAAGGATGATAATACCAGAGATTACATTAAATTTTAATGGGAATCTTTACGTCGGTGGAAAGGGTAAGGGAATTTTTCTCGGCTTTCATAGAAATGAAATTAGACAGCTAGAAGAAATAGCTAAACAAAAAGGTGTAGAGCCAAGTGGTAGAGGCTCTAAAGCTTAA
- a CDS encoding ABC transporter ATP-binding protein: protein MIETVDLTKIFKIKRKEIKALDSISINVEKGKIGALVGHNGAGKTTLLKILSTLVLPTSGDAFINGYSVTREEKKVRENIGLVTVSERAFYYRLTALDNLIFFASLQGLSLGDARKRANQLLDFVGLSEWKNVPYMKFSTGMQKKLALARALMTDPPVLLMDEPTLGLDLVSAREFRATIRKLKEKNKTILLSSHYLREIEELADIIFLIKRGKIVASGTLDELKRMTGKVLEIITHEINDEIRKFVIYSTDKDYILRIPETEIDKVTVHYKEVEEKDPTLDDIYIHFVGEVEEDIGRGRSRPWRLRE, encoded by the coding sequence TTGATTGAGACTGTAGACTTAACAAAGATTTTTAAAATAAAGAGAAAAGAAATAAAAGCCCTTGATTCTATTAGTATAAATGTTGAAAAGGGCAAAATTGGAGCACTTGTAGGTCATAATGGTGCAGGAAAAACTACTTTACTTAAGATTTTATCAACATTAGTATTACCCACTTCTGGCGACGCGTTTATCAATGGTTATAGTGTAACTAGAGAAGAAAAGAAAGTTAGAGAAAACATAGGGTTAGTAACAGTAAGCGAGAGAGCTTTCTATTATAGACTAACAGCATTAGATAATTTAATCTTCTTTGCAAGTTTGCAAGGATTATCTTTAGGTGACGCTAGAAAGAGAGCAAACCAACTACTAGATTTTGTAGGCTTGTCTGAATGGAAAAATGTACCTTACATGAAATTTAGTACAGGAATGCAGAAAAAATTGGCTTTAGCTAGAGCATTAATGACTGACCCTCCAGTACTTTTAATGGATGAGCCTACGTTAGGGTTAGATCTAGTTTCAGCAAGGGAATTTAGAGCCACTATAAGGAAATTAAAGGAAAAAAACAAGACAATCCTATTATCTTCCCATTATTTAAGAGAGATAGAAGAGTTGGCTGATATCATATTCCTAATAAAAAGAGGTAAAATAGTTGCTAGTGGCACTTTAGACGAGTTAAAAAGAATGACCGGAAAAGTCTTGGAAATTATAACTCATGAAATAAATGACGAGATTAGGAAATTTGTTATTTATTCCACTGATAAAGACTACATTTTACGAATACCAGAGACAGAAATTGATAAAGTTACAGTACATTATAAAGAAGTGGAAGAAAAAGATCCAACACTAGATGATATTTATATTCATTTCGTAGGAGAAGTAGAAGAGGATATAGGCAGAGGGAGAAGTAGACCATGGAGATTAAGGGAATAA
- a CDS encoding ABC transporter permease, translating to MEIKGIISKLYAFLYIRGFKVWSSYRTQVILTILSWTLPVFTYYFIGTSLGNKLVQDIHVTNYTSFFVIGLAFQGYVSSVITTISQRIRNEQLYGTIEYYVLSKSGVLSFLIYSAIWGFTINTINAVIILTIGDLLGVRYEINILSTLLLTLLLISSTLGIAFMSAAFTMIIKQGNPISFFFSTFTTLLGGVVFPVTIMPSEVTYISYALPLTWALNGLRNTMLYGYGIFQVLKCIEILLLFNIILIPLGLLMYSFSFKKAREKGTLGEY from the coding sequence ATGGAGATTAAGGGAATAATAAGCAAACTCTACGCTTTCCTCTATATTAGAGGATTTAAAGTATGGTCTTCATATAGAACTCAAGTTATACTCACTATTCTTTCATGGACTTTACCAGTATTTACTTACTATTTCATTGGGACCTCGCTTGGGAATAAATTAGTACAAGATATTCACGTAACAAATTATACGAGCTTCTTTGTAATAGGCTTAGCGTTTCAAGGATACGTATCTTCTGTCATAACTACAATAAGCCAAAGAATAAGGAATGAACAGCTTTATGGCACAATAGAATATTATGTTCTTTCAAAATCTGGGGTCCTATCATTTTTAATTTATTCCGCAATATGGGGATTTACGATAAATACTATCAATGCAGTAATTATTCTAACAATAGGCGATCTGCTAGGAGTAAGATACGAAATTAACATATTAAGCACATTATTATTAACTTTACTTTTAATCTCCTCTACTTTAGGTATAGCTTTTATGTCTGCAGCATTTACAATGATAATAAAGCAAGGAAATCCCATATCCTTCTTCTTCTCCACTTTTACAACTCTTTTAGGCGGGGTAGTGTTTCCAGTGACGATAATGCCATCAGAAGTAACATATATAAGCTACGCACTACCGCTAACGTGGGCTTTAAACGGATTAAGAAATACTATGCTTTATGGATATGGTATATTTCAAGTTTTAAAATGTATAGAGATTCTTTTACTGTTTAACATTATTCTAATTCCCTTAGGATTATTGATGTATTCTTTTTCATTCAAAAAGGCGAGAGAAAAAGGAACTCTAGGTGAGTACTAA
- a CDS encoding AAA family ATPase gives MIITFAPLPSYGKSHVISFLAIGLSKRGKKVLIIDLDPKLFITSFFVKQRNIYSGINSFQDIDIVSLPFFEYSFSTLNYNILSKMMQDTKINTSNYDFVFIDFKPGVSIVSMNAASFSNFILSTISTAKIKEFREGVQSIFQWMSYFNLDLKYLGNIIIAETKPEELAQQAYLGIIDALKLLPDEKINEVKKRIYPFDGTLDFVNFNTIIPVRRDLNDLKFTDKRKYPPVYRLLNYERTRSIINNLVDEFLNRINMA, from the coding sequence GTGATAATAACTTTTGCACCATTACCCAGTTACGGTAAGTCGCATGTTATATCATTCCTAGCCATTGGTCTGTCTAAAAGAGGAAAGAAAGTATTAATAATAGACCTTGATCCAAAACTTTTTATAACTAGCTTCTTCGTCAAGCAAAGAAATATTTATTCTGGTATTAATTCTTTTCAAGATATAGATATAGTATCTTTGCCGTTCTTTGAATACTCATTCTCTACATTAAATTATAACATTCTAAGTAAGATGATGCAGGATACTAAAATAAATACTTCTAATTACGACTTCGTATTTATTGATTTTAAGCCTGGCGTTTCAATAGTCTCTATGAATGCCGCTAGTTTTTCAAATTTTATTCTTTCAACAATATCTACTGCTAAAATAAAGGAATTTAGAGAAGGAGTTCAGTCTATATTCCAATGGATGTCGTATTTTAACTTGGACTTAAAGTACTTAGGAAATATCATAATAGCTGAAACTAAACCAGAAGAGCTTGCTCAACAAGCATATCTTGGTATAATTGATGCTTTGAAGCTCTTACCCGACGAAAAGATTAATGAAGTTAAAAAGAGGATATATCCATTTGACGGAACGTTAGATTTCGTTAATTTTAATACAATAATTCCAGTTAGAAGAGATCTAAATGATCTAAAATTTACTGATAAAAGGAAATATCCTCCAGTATATAGATTACTTAACTATGAAAGAACTAGAAGCATAATCAATAATCTTGTTGATGAGTTTCTAAATAGAATTAATATGGCCTAA
- a CDS encoding TFIIB-type zinc ribbon-containing protein has product MSSEVICPKDKIVFDASRGEYICTETGEVLEDKVVDEGPEWRAYTEEENRERSRAGTINIAVHDMGLSTYMDTRAKDRIKAMRLRKLQIRSRVGTSEQRNLVKAMTILERIIDNLGLPKSVKEEAAIIYRKALEKKLIKGRSIEEVVAASVYAACRKMNIPTTLEEISKATSANKKEIGKAYRLLLREDVTEVPASDPKYYVMKIASLLGLSGKVMTAAMEIVERAKKAGITSGKDPASIAAAAVYIAANINGERRSQREISEVSGVTQVTIRNRYREIARELGIDIEGIN; this is encoded by the coding sequence ATGAGTAGTGAAGTAATATGTCCAAAGGACAAAATAGTCTTTGACGCTAGTAGAGGAGAGTACATCTGTACAGAGACCGGAGAAGTACTAGAGGATAAAGTTGTAGACGAAGGACCTGAGTGGAGAGCATATACTGAAGAAGAGAATAGAGAAAGAAGCAGAGCCGGTACAATTAACATAGCAGTCCACGATATGGGTCTTTCAACCTATATGGATACAAGGGCAAAGGATAGAATAAAAGCTATGAGATTGAGGAAATTACAAATAAGATCTAGGGTAGGCACTTCAGAACAGAGGAACTTAGTTAAGGCTATGACAATACTCGAGAGGATAATAGACAATCTAGGATTACCAAAGTCGGTGAAAGAAGAAGCTGCAATAATTTATAGAAAAGCGCTAGAGAAAAAGCTAATAAAAGGTAGAAGCATAGAAGAAGTAGTTGCGGCATCAGTCTATGCTGCATGTAGAAAGATGAATATTCCGACAACTTTAGAGGAAATAAGTAAAGCTACCTCTGCTAATAAGAAAGAGATAGGAAAGGCTTATAGATTATTACTAAGGGAAGACGTTACAGAAGTTCCTGCTAGTGACCCTAAGTACTATGTAATGAAGATAGCATCATTATTAGGACTTAGTGGTAAAGTAATGACTGCAGCTATGGAGATTGTAGAGAGAGCTAAGAAAGCTGGAATAACTTCTGGTAAAGATCCTGCAAGTATTGCAGCAGCGGCAGTATATATAGCTGCAAATATTAACGGAGAAAGGAGATCTCAAAGAGAGATCTCAGAAGTGTCTGGAGTAACACAAGTAACTATAAGGAATAGATATAGGGAAATTGCTAGAGAACTAGGAATAGATATAGAAGGTATAAATTGA